The following coding sequences lie in one Ipomoea triloba voucher KIOM201701018921 chloroplast, complete genome genomic window:
- the rpoC2 gene encoding RpoC2, whose product MAERANLVFHNKVIDGTAMKRLISRLINHFGMAYTSHILDQVKTLGFQQATATSISLGIDDLLTIPSKGWLVQDAEQQSLILEKHHHYGNVHAVEKLRQSIEIWYATSEYLRQEMNPNFRMTDPLNPVHIMSFSGARGNASQVHQLVGMRGLMSDPQGQMIDLPIQSNLREGLSLTEYIISCYGARKGVVDTAVRTSDAGYLTRRLVEVVQHIVVRRADCGTVRGISVSPQNGMMPERILIQTLIGRVLADDIYIGPRCIATRNQNIGVGLVNRFITFRAQPISIRTPFTCRSTSWICRLCYGRSPTHGDLVELGEAVGIIAGQSIGEPGTQLTLRTFHTGGVFTGGTAEHVRAPSNGKIRFHEDLVHPTRTRHGHPAFLCSIDLYVTIESEDILHNVNIPPKSFLLVQNDQYVESEQVIAEIRGGTSTLNLKEKVRKHIYSDSDGEMHWSTDVYHAPEFTYGNVHLLSKTSHLWILLGEPCRSSLVSLSIHRDQDQKSAHSLSVKRRSISNLSETNDRAIQKIFSAHFSGQKEDRIADYSDLNRIICTDHSNLVYPAILPILAENSDFLSNLLSKRRRNQFIIPLQSIQERKKELMPCSGISMKIPTNGIFCGNSIIAYFDDPRYRRMSSGSTKYGTLEMHSIVKKEDLIQYRGVREFRPKHQKKVDRFFFIPEEVHILPGSSSISIMVRNNSIIGVDTQITLNIRSRVGGLVRVEKKKKRIELKIFSGDIYFPGRADKISRHSGVLIPPGTRKTNDKESKKVKNWIYVQRITPSKKKFFVLVRPVVTYEIMDGITLATLFPPDLLQERDNVQLRVVNYILYGNGKPIRGISDTSIQLVRTCLVLNWNQDKKSSSSEAARASVVELRTNDLIRHFLRIDFVKSPISYIGKRNDPWGLGLLADNGLDWTNINPYSKARIQQTLNQNQGTIHTFLNRNKGCQSLSILSSSNCSRMDPVNGAKYHNVIQESIQEDPLIPIRNSLGPLGTSLPIANFYSFDRLLTHNQILVTNYLQLDNLKQPFQVLKLKYYLIAENGKIYNPNPRSKILLNPLNLNWYFLHHNYCAETSKIMSLGQFICENVCIAKKRPPLKSGQVILVQVDSVVIRSAKPYLATPGATVRGLYGETFYEGDTLVTFHYEKSRSGDITQGLPKVEQVLEVRSVDSISLNLERRVEGWNKCLTRILGIPWGFLIGAELTIAQSRISLVNKIQKVYRSQGVQIHNRHIEIIVRQITSNVLVSEDGMSNVFSPGELIRLLRAKRMGRALEEAICYRALLLGITKASLNTQSFISEASFQETARVLAKAALQGRIDWLKGLKENVVLGGVIPAGTGFRGLVHPSKQYNNLSLETTKKNLFEGGVRDILSHHRKLLDSSLSKKFHNTSHNTIHQTIIYRIYNDS is encoded by the coding sequence ATGGCAGAACGGGCCAATCTGGTCTTTCACAATAAAGTGATAGACGGAACTGCCATGAAACGACTTATTAGTAGATTAATAAATCACTTCGGAATGGCATATACATCACATATCCTGGATCAAGTCAAAACTCTGGGTTTTCAACAAGCTACTGCTACATCCATTTCATTAGGAATTGATGATCTTTTAACAATACCTTCTAAGGGATGGCTAGTTCAAGATGCTGAACAGCAAAGTTTGATTTTGGAAAAACACCATCATTATGGGAATGTACACGCGGTAGAAAAATTACGTCAATCCATTGAAATATGGTATGCTACAAGTGAGTATTTGCGACAAGAAATGAATCCTAATTTTAGGATGACTGACCCTTTGAATCCAGTTCATATAATGTCTTTTTCGGGAGCTAGAGGAAATGCATCTCAGGTACATCAATTGGTAGGTATGAGAGGATTAATGTCAGATCCACAAGGACAAATGATTGATTTACCCATTCAAAGCAATTTACGCGAAGGACTTTCTTTAACGGAATACATCATTTCTTGCTACGGGGCCCGTAAGGGGGTTGTGGATACTGCTGTACGAACATCAGATGCTGGATATCTCACGCGCAGACTTGTTGAAGTAGTTCAACACATTGTTGTACGTCGAGCGGATTGTGGCACTGTCCGAGGGATTTCTGTGAGTCCTCAGAATGGGATGATGCCGGAAAGGATTTTGATCCAAACATTAATCGGTCGTGTATTAGCAGATGATATATACATAGGCCCACGGTGTATTGCCACTAGAAATCAAAACATTGGAGTTGGACTTGTAAATCGATTCATAACCTTTCGAGCCCAACCAATATCGATTCGAACTCCCTTTACTTGTAGGAGTACATCTTGGATTTGTCGATTATGTTATGGCCGGAGTCCTACTCATGGCGACCTGGTTGAATTGGGGGAAGCTGTAGGTATTATTGCAGGTCAATCGATTGGAGAACCTGGGACTCAATTAACATTAAGAACTTTTCATACTGGCGGAGTATTCACAGGGGGTACTGCAGAACATGTCCGAGCCCCTTCTAATGGAAAAATAAGATTTCATGAGGATTTGGTTCATCCGACACGTACACGTCATGGGCATCCCGCTTTTCTATGTTCTATAGATTTGTATGTAACTATTGAGAGTGAAGATATTCTACATAATGTGAATATTCCCCCCAAAAGTTTTCTTTTAGTTCAAAACGATCAATATGTAGAATCCGAACAAGTGATTGCGGAGATTCGCGGAGGAACATCTACTTTGAATTTGAAAGAGAAGGTTCGCAAACATATTTATTCTGATTCAGATGGAGAAATGCACTGGAGTACTGATGTGTATCATGCACCTGAATTTACATATGGGAATGTTCATTTATTATCAAAAACAAGTCATTTATGGATATTATTAGGGGAGCCGTGCCGTTCCAGTCTAGTCTCCCTTTCGATCCACAGGGATCAGGATCAAAAGAGTGCGCATTCCCTTTCTGTCAAGCGAAGATCTATTTCCAACCTCTCAGAAACTAATGATCGGGCGATACAAAAAATCTTTAGTGCGCATTTTTCTGGTCAAAAAGAAGATAGGATTGCTGATTATTCAGACCTCAATCGAATCATATGTACTGATCATTCTAATCTCGTATATCCGGCTATTCTACCTATTCTAGCCGAGAATTCGGATTTTTTGTCAAATTTATTATCAAAGAGGCGAAGAAATCAATTCATCATTCCACTCCAATCGATTCAAGAACGCAAGAAGGAATTAATGCCCTGTTCAGGTATCTCGATGAAAATCCCCACAAATGGTATTTTCTGTGGAAATAGTATTATTGCTTATTTCGACGATCCTCGGTACAGAAGAATGAGTTCGGGCAGTACTAAATATGGGACTCTAGAAATGCATTCAATCGTGAAAAAAGAGGATTTGATTCAGTATCGAGGAGTGAGGGAATTTCGACCAAAACACCAAAAGAAAGTAGATCGATTTTTTTTCATTCCCGAAGAAGTGCATATCTTACCCGGATCTTCTTCCATTTCCATAATGGTACGGAACAATAGTATCATTGGGGTAGATACACAAATCACCTTAAATATAAGAAGCCGAGTAGGCGGGTTGGTCAGGGTGGAGAAAAAAAAAAAAAGAATTGAACTGAAAATCTTTTCTGGAGATATATATTTCCCTGGAAGAGCAGATAAGATATCCCGACATAGCGGCGTTTTGATACCACCAGGAACAAGAAAAACAAATGACAAGGAATCCAAAAAAGTGAAAAATTGGATCTATGTCCAACGGATTACGCCGAGCAAGAAAAAGTTTTTTGTCTTGGTTCGACCTGTCGTCACATATGAAATAATGGACGGTATAACTTTGGCCACACTTTTCCCCCCCGATCTATTGCAGGAAAGAGATAATGTGCAACTTCGAGTTGTCAATTATATCCTTTATGGAAATGGCAAACCAATTCGAGGAATTTCTGACACAAGTATTCAATTAGTTCGGACGTGTTTAGTTTTGAATTGGAACCAAGACAAAAAAAGTTCTTCTAGTGAAGCAGCCCGCGCTTCCGTTGTTGAACTAAGGACAAACGATTTGATTCGTCATTTCCTAAGAATCGACTTCGTAAAATCCCCCATTTCGTATATCGGAAAAAGGAATGATCCTTGGGGTTTAGGATTGCTCGCTGATAATGGATTAGATTGGACCAATATCAATCCCTATTCCAAGGCAAGAATTCAACAAACCCTTAACCAAAATCAAGGAACTATTCATACATTTTTGAATAGAAATAAGGGATGTCAGTCGTTGAGCATTTTGTCATCATCCAATTGTTCTCGAATGGACCCAGTCAACGGTGCAAAATATCACAACGTCATACAAGAATCAATTCAAGAGGATCCTCTAATTCCAATTAGGAATTCATTGGGTCCTTTAGGAACATCCCTTCCAATTGCGAATTTTTATTCATTTGATCGGTTACTAACTCATAATCAGATCTTAGTAACTAACTATTTGCAACTTGACAATTTAAAACAGCCCTTTCAAGTATTAAAATTGAAATATTATTTAATTGCGGAAAATGGGAAAATTTATAATCCAAATCCACGCAGTAAGATTCTTTTGAATCCATTGAATTTGAATTGGTATTTTCTCCACCACAATTATTGTGCAGAGACATCTAAAATAATGAGTCTTGGACAGTTTATTTGTGAAAATGTCTGTATAGCCAAAAAAAGACCCCCCCTCAAATCGGGTCAAGTTATCCTTGTTCAAGTTGATTCTGTAGTAATACGATCAGCTAAGCCTTATTTAGCCACCCCGGGAGCAACTGTTCGTGGCCTTTATGGAGAAACTTTTTACGAAGGAGATACCTTAGTTACATTTCACTATGAAAAATCGAGATCCGGTGATATAACACAAGGTCTTCCAAAAGTAGAACAGGTATTAGAAGTGCGTTCCGTTGATTCAATATCGCTGAATCTAGAAAGGAGGGTTGAGGGTTGGAACAAATGTCTAACAAGAATTCTTGGAATTCCTTGGGGATTCTTGATTGGTGCTGAGCTAACTATAGCGCAAAGTCGCATCTCTTTGGTTAATAAGATCCAAAAAGTTTATCGATCCCAGGGAGTGCAGATTCATAATCGGCATATCGAAATTATTGTACGTCAAATCACATCAAACGTGTTGGTTTCAGAAGACGGAATGTCTAATGTTTTTTCACCCGGAGAACTTATTAGATTGTTGCGAGCAAAACGAATGGGGCGTGCTTTAGAAGAAGCAATCTGTTATCGAGCCCTTTTATTGGGAATAACAAAAGCATCTCTCAATACTCAAAGTTTCATATCGGAAGCGAGTTTTCAAGAAACTGCTCGAGTTTTAGCAAAAGCAGCTCTCCAGGGGCGTATCGATTGGTTGAAAGGCTTGAAAGAGAACGTTGTTTTGGGGGGGGTGATACCCGCAGGTACCGGATTCAGAGGATTAGTGCACCCTTCAAAACAATATAATAACCTTTCTTTAGAAACAACAAAAAAGAATCTATTCGAGGGGGGGGTGAGAGATATTTTGTCCCATCACAGAAAATTATTAGACTCTTCCCTTTCAAAAAAATTCCACAATACATCACATAATACAATACATCAAACAATCATTTATAGGATTTATAATGATTCCTAA
- the rpoC1 gene encoding RpoC1, producing MIDRYKHQQLRIGSVSPQQISAWATKILPNGEIVGEVKKPYTFLYKTNKPEKDGLFCERIFGPIKSGICACGNYRVIGDEKEEPKFCEQCGVEFIDSRIRRYQMGYIKLACPVTHVWYLKRLPSYIANLLDKPLKELEGLVYCDFSFARPITKKPTFLRLRGLFEYEIQSWKYSIPLFFTTQGFDTFRNREISTGAGAIREQLADLDLRIIIENSLLEWKDLGEEEHTGNEWEDRKVGRRKDFLVRRMELAKHFLRTNIEPEWMVLCLLPVLPPELRPIIQIDGGKLMSSDINELYRRVIYRNNTLTDLLTTSRSTPGELVMCQEKLVQEAVDTLLDNGIRGQPMRDGHNKVYKSFSDLIEGKEGRFRETLLGKRVDYSGRSVIVVGPSLSLHRCGLPREIAIELFQTFVIRGLIRQHLASNIGVAKSKIREKEPIVWEILQEVMQGHPVLLNRAPTLHRLGIQAFQPVLVEGRAICLHPLVCKGFNADFDGDQMAVHVPLSLEAQVEARLLMFSHMNLLSPAIGDPISVPTQDMLIGLYVLTSENRRGICLNRYTKWNCRNSQTKRSDNSNYKYKKEPVFCNSYDAIGAYRQKRINLDSPLWLRWRLDQRVITSRETPIEVHYESLGTYYEIYGHYLIVRSLKKEIIFIYIRTTVGHISLYREIEEAIQGFSRAWSSLT from the exons AACAAATAAGTGCTTGGGCCACTAAAATCCTGCCGAATGGAGAGATAGTTGGAGAGGTAAAAAAACCATATACTTTTCTTTATAAAACCAATAAACCGGAAAAAGATGGATTATTTTGTGAAAGAATTTTTGGGCCTATAAAAAGTGGAATTTGCGCTTGTGGAAATTATCGAGTAATCGGAGATGAAAAAGAAGAACCCAAATTTTGTGAACAATGCGGAGTCGAATTTATTGATTCTCGGATACGAAGGTATCAAATGGGCTATATCAAACTCGCATGCCCAGTAACCCATGTGTGGTATTTAAAACGTCTTCCTAGTTATATTGCGAATCTTTTAGATAAACCTCTTAAAGAATTAGAGGGCTTAGTATACTGCGAT TTTTCTTTTGCTAGGCCCATAACTAAAAAACCCACTTTCTTACGATTACGGGGTTTATTCGAATATGAAATCCAATCTTGGAAATACAGCATCCCACTTTTTTTTACTACCCAAGGTTTCGATACATTTCGCAATCGAGAAATTTCTACGGGTGCGGGTGCTATCCGAGAACAATTAGCCGATCTAGATTTACGAATTATTATAGAGAATTCGTTACTAGAATGGAAAGATTTGGGGGAAGAAGAGCACACAGGGAATGAATGGGAAGATCGAAAAGTTGGAAGACGAAAGGATTTTTTGGTTAGACGTATGGAATTGGCTAAGCATTTTCTTCGAACAAATATAGAACCCGAATGGATGGTTTTGTGTCTATTACCAGTTCTTCCTCCTGAGTTGAGACCAATCATTCAGATAGATGGGGGGAAACTAATGAGCTCGGATATTAATGAACTCTATCGAAGAGTTATCTATCGGAACAATACCCTTACCGATCTATTAACAACAAGTAGATCTACGCCAGGAGAATTAGTAATGTGTCAAGAGAAATTAGTACAAGAGGCTGTGGATACACTTCTGGATAATGGAATCCGCGGACAACCAATGAGGGACGGTCATAATAAAGTTTACAAGTCATTTTCGGATTTAATTGAGGGCAAAGAGGGAAGATTTCGCGAAACTCTGCTTGGTAAACGAGTCGATTATTCAGGACGTTCTGTGATTGTCGTGGGCCCTTCACTTTCATTACATCGATGTGGCTTGCCTCGCGAAATAGCAATAGAGCTTTTCCAGACATTTGTAATTCGCGGTCTAATTAGACAACATCTTGCTTCGAACATAGGGGTTGCTAAGAGTAAAATTCGGGAAAAAGAACCGATTGTATGGGAAATACTTCAAGAAGTTATGCAGGGGCATCCTGTATTGCTGAATAGAGCGCCCACTCTGCATAGATTAGGCATACAGGCATTCCAGCCCGTTTTAGTGGAGGGGCGTGCTATTTGTTTACATCCATTAGTTTGTAAGGGGTTCAATGCAGATTTTGATGGAGATCAAATGGCTGTTCATGTACCCTTATCTTTGGAGGCTCAAGTGGAGGCCCGTTTACTTATGTTTTCTCATATGAATCTTTTATCTCCGGCTATTGGGGATCCCATTTCCGTACCAACCCAAGATATGCTTATTGGACTCTATGTATTAACGAGCGAAAATCGTCGAGGTATTTGTCTAAATAGGTATACTAAGTGGAATTGTAGAAACTCTCAAACTAAAAGAAGTGACAATAGTAATTATAAGTATAAGAAAGAGCCCGTTTTTTGTAATTCCTATGATGCAATTGGAGCTTATCGACAGAAACGAATCAATTTAGATAGTCCTTTATGGCTCCGGTGGAGACTAGATCAACGCGTTATTACTTCAAGAGAAACTCCCATCGAAGTTCACTATGAATCCCTAGGGACTTATTATGAGATTTATGGACACTATCTAATAGTAAGAAGTCTAAAAAAAGAAATTATTTTTATATACATTCGAACCACTGTTGGCCACATTTCTCTTTATCGAGAAATCGAAGAAGCTATACAGGGGTTTTCTCGGGCCTGGTCATCCCTAACATAA